Below is a window of Mucilaginibacter sp. PAMC 26640 DNA.
TGATCTTATTCATGCAGGCAGGTTTACTCACCGTTTTTACAGCACTTGATGGTTTCCTCTTCTATGTAGGCTGGGAAGCTGCATTGATCCCGATTTATTTCATTTGCGCCTTGTGGGGCGGCGAAAACAGGATCCGTATCAATATTAAATTTTTCATATACACATTTGCGGGTTCCTTATTTATGCTGGTAGGTATCATTTACCTGTATCTGCAAACTCCGGATAAGGTTTACGATATTCATCATTTTTATAATCTTACACTGGATGCTAGTCGCCAGTCATGGGTTTACCTGGCGTTCTTCCTGGCTTTTGCTATTAAGATGCCGCTGTTCCCTTTCCATACCTGGCAGCCGGATACTTATACGGAGGCACCAACTGCCGGTACCATGATGCTTTCGGGCATAATGCTTAAAATGGGCATCTATGGTGTTATCCGTTGGATGATCCCAAATGCTCCGCTTGGTTTTTTAAGCTGGGCAAACGTGTCGATCATATTAGCGATAACAGGAATTGTATACGCATCACTGATCGCCTTTAAACAGATTGATGGTAAACGTTTGGTAGCTTATTCTTCAATAGCTCACGTTGGTTTGATCGCTGCCGGAATCTTCGCCTGGAACATTTACGGTGTACAGGGCGCCATGATCCAGATGTTGAGCCACGGTATAAATGTGGTTGGAATGTTCTTCATCTGGGATATTATCTCTCGTAGATTAGGGACAAGGGATATTAGCAAATTGGGCGGTATCGCAAAAATTGCTCCTAATTTTTCTATCGCATTTTTAATCATCGTACTCGGTACTGTTGCCTTGCCATTAACCAACGGCTTTGTTGGTGAGTTTTTATTGCTAAGAGCGGTATTTCAGATCAGCACTTATGGTTTGCTTTATTCGGGAATTGCCGGTTTGACAATTATTTTTGGTGCAGTGTATATGCTTAGGATGTACAAAAATGTTATGCAGGGCGAATTGAATACCCTCACCGCCACATTTACCGATATCAAAGGTTCAGAGAAGCTGGCGTTAGGTATCATCTGCGCATTGATCATCGTCATCGGTGTATATCCGCAACCATTATTGCATATATCAGAAGCAGCCGTAACCAATCTTGTGGATACAGTGAACCATAAATTCATTACAACGAAATTTTAGAATACAGATATACCCTTAAGAAATGACTACATTAATTATCATATCTGTTTTGCCGATAGTATTGCTGTACTTAGGTTTATATAAAGCGCAGAAGGCACTCTTACCGGTTGCCATAGCGGGTATGTTGCTTGCTTTAGGTGCTGCGGTAATGCAATGGAATAACAATGCAGAGGCTATTTATTCCGGAATGATGCTATTTAATAACTTTTCTATCGCATTTTCGGTAGTAAGCATCATTTCAACTATCCTTATCATGATGTTATCTAAGGGGTACTTTGAAAAGATCAGCAGTCATATCGCAGAATATTACGCGATCATACTTTTCTCGTTAGCCGGGATTATCGTTATGGTGAGTTATCACAACTTAACTATGCTGTTCATCGGCATCGAAATCATGTCGGTAAGTTTATACATCCTTGCCGGAATCCGTAAAAATGATTTTGCATCAAACGAGTCTGCCTTAAAATACTTCCTTATGGGAGCGTTCTCTACAGGCTTCTTGTTGTTCGGTATTACCCTGATCTACGGCGCATCCGGTTCTTTCGACCTTGATGCTATTCGCGATTACGTAGTCACAAATC
It encodes the following:
- a CDS encoding NADH dehydrogenase produces the protein MTVSILIFLPVVAALLVLLFKNDTAKHAAMLFSVIEFGLALYFLSGFVADASTQYTIDAPWIPKFGVYFTAGIDGISMVMVLLTTLLVPIIILTTYEHQYKNAPAFYALILFMQAGLLTVFTALDGFLFYVGWEAALIPIYFICALWGGENRIRINIKFFIYTFAGSLFMLVGIIYLYLQTPDKVYDIHHFYNLTLDASRQSWVYLAFFLAFAIKMPLFPFHTWQPDTYTEAPTAGTMMLSGIMLKMGIYGVIRWMIPNAPLGFLSWANVSIILAITGIVYASLIAFKQIDGKRLVAYSSIAHVGLIAAGIFAWNIYGVQGAMIQMLSHGINVVGMFFIWDIISRRLGTRDISKLGGIAKIAPNFSIAFLIIVLGTVALPLTNGFVGEFLLLRAVFQISTYGLLYSGIAGLTIIFGAVYMLRMYKNVMQGELNTLTATFTDIKGSEKLALGIICALIIVIGVYPQPLLHISEAAVTNLVDTVNHKFITTKF